CGCCTTGTCGAACACGATCTCGAGCTGGCAGTCGGTCATCAGCGCCGCACCGCGCGCGACGTTCTTCACGCGCTCGAACAGTTCGGCTGCCTGGTCGTTGCGGGCCGCGCGCACGAGGTACAGCACTTCCGCATTCGCCTGCACGACGTTCGGCGACAACCCGCCGGTGTTCGTCACCGCGTAGTGCACGCGTGCTTCGGGCAGCATGTGTTCGCGCAGATAGTTGACCCCCACGTTCATCAGTTCGACTGCGTCCAGCGCGCTGCGGCCGAGATGCGGCGACGCGGCTGCGTGCGACGCCTTGCCGGTGAAGCGGAAGTACGCCTGGATGTTCGCGAGCGAACCAGCCGGAAAGATGCCCGTGTATACGTGCGGATGCCACGACAGCGCGGCGTCGAGATCGTCGAACACGCCCGCGCGCGCCATGAAGGTCTTGCCGGAGCCGCCTTCCTCGGCCGGGCAGCCGTAGAAGCGCACGGTGCCGGGTTGGCCCGTGCGTTCGAGATGCGCCTTCACCGCGGCCGCGGCGAGATGCGCAGCCGTGCCGAGCAGGTGGTGGCCGCAGCCGTGACCGTTGCCGTTCGAGATCTCGCCCGACGGCCGGCACGTGAGTGCACCGGCTTCCTGGCTGAGCCCGGACAGCGCATCGTATTCGCCGAGGATGCCGATCACGGGGCCGCCGTGGCCGGCTTCGGCGACGAATGCGGTCGGGATGTCGGCCACTCCGCGCGTCACGCGAAAGCCGGCTTCTTCGAGCATCCGGATGTGCAGGTCGGTCGACGCGAATTCCTCGTAGCGCAGTTCGGCGAGATTCCAGATCCGGTCGGACAGCTCGGTGAATTGCGTACGCTGGCTGTCGATGAAATCGAGGGCGAGTGAAGTCATGAATTGCTCCTGTGAAGAGACTGGCGCGGTCAGAATTTCTGCCGGAGGCCAAGGGCGAAGACGGTGCTGCTCATGCAGGGGGCGGATATCGGCGCGGAGCCGAACGACAGCGCCGACTGTCCGGTGTTCCTGAAGCCGCCGAACCGTACGTACACGCCGGTGAGTTTCGAGAACTGGTAGTCGTAGCCAAGCAGCGCGCCGAGTGCGTGGCTCGCCTGGCCGGCAATGGTGCGATAGGCGAGATCGGCGCGGAGGGCGTGCGGGCCGCGCTGCCAGATCGCGCCCAGCGAATAGACCTGCGCGACGAGCGTGCCAGGCGCGGTGGGACGCATCAGCGTGTACGCGAACGACGCGAGCGTCGGGCCGAACGCATACGACGCGCTGGCCATGACCGAGTCGGTGCGCGGGCCGTCGGGCGTGCCGCCGGGTGTCGACGACGTGCCGGCCCACATCGCGTTGTACGCGCCGCTCAGCATCACCGGGCCGCGCGCAAAGTTGGCGACGGCGCCTGCATTGCTCGCGATCGGGCTCGCGCCCGCCGCGTTGCGAAAGGCATAGAGCACGGTGACGTCGAGCCCGCCGTAGGTCGGCGTCTTGTAGCTGATCGCGTTCTCGATGCGCCCCGGCAGCGATGCGGCGCCACGCCCGAGGTCGCTGCCGATCAGCGCGGTGCTCGCGAACGGCGACAACTGGCCGACCAGGTAGAACGGATCGGCCGCTTCCGGCACGATCGCCGGATACTGCTTGCCGAGCTTGATCGTCCCCCAGTCGTCCGAACCGATCGCGACGTTGGCTTCGCGGTTGTAGAACGACGCCGCGCTTTGCTGACGGCCGGACATCAGATCGAAGCCGCTTTCGAGGCGGAAGCTCGCGCGCAGGCCGCCGCCGAGATCCTCGCTGCCGATGAAGCCGAAGCGCGACGTCGATGCGCCGCCGCTCATCAGGCCGATGCTCGTCTGGCTGCCGACGCGCGCGTATTGCAGGAAGCTGTCGAGTGCGCCGTAGATCTGGACGTTTGCGCGGGCCGGCGCGGCCCACATGCAGGTTGCCGCGCAGCACGCGGCCATCAGGGTTGAATTGCGCACGTTTGTCTCGTCGTGTCGCGATCGTCGGCGCGCGAATCGCAGGCGTGCAACGGCCCGCCCGCGCACGCGTCGACGTCGCGGATTCTGTTGTCGGGTAGAAAGAGGCGGAGCCGGTGCCCGGCGTCGCCGTGAATGAAGCGGTGCGCCGGTCAGCGGCCGTCGTCGAGCGAATCTGCCGGGCGTTCGCGGAAGCGCCACAGCGCGATCATGCTGACGGTGCCGCACGCGAGCACGTACCACGCGGGAGACATCGGATCGCCGGTGCGATGCAGCAGCCACGTGACGTTGAACTGCGCGAAGCCGCCGAAGATCGTCACGCCGAAGCTGTAGATCGTCGCGAGCGCGGTGGCGCGCACGCGAGGCGGGAACGCTTCCATGATCAGCAGCAGGAAGGCGGAACTGCCAGCGGTCGCGAACGCCATCACGACGGTGACGATCGCGACCATCAGCCCGACCGACGGCGCGGTGATCAGCAGCCGGAATGCCGGATACACGCATGCGAGCGACAGCAGCCACGTGACGGCGATCATCGGCTTGCGGCGCGGCAGGCGGTCGATGATCCACAGTCCCGATACGAGCGCGGCAACGATCATCGCGAGCCCCGACGCGCAGCCGGCGAGCAGCGACGTCGCCATCGGCAGGTGGAGCGTGCGTACTGCATAGGCCGGCATGTAGAACACGAAGATGTACAGCGTCGACGTGCCGCCGATGATCATCAGCGTGCCGAGCACGACGCGGCCGAGGTAGCGCGTGAACACTTCGCGTACCGCGCTGCCGCCGGCGTCGTGCGTCGACACATGCGTTTCGTCGAGATGCCGGCGGATATAGAAGCCGACCGGGCCGAGCAGCAGGCCGAGCAGGAACGGCACGCGCCAGCCCCAGCTTTCGAGCGCGTCGGTCGACAGCACGGCCGACAGCAGCGCGCCGCTGAGCGCGCCGAGCAGCGCGGCGACGCCCTGGCTGATCATTTGCCAGCTCACCATGAAGCCGCGGCCGGACAGCGGGCCCGATTCCATCAGGAAGGTGGTCGATGCGCCGATCTCGCCGCCGGCCGACAGGCCCTGCAGCAGCCGGCCGATCACGACCAGCACGGGTGCGACGACGCCGATGCGCGCATAGGACGGCGTCAGTGCGATCAGCGCGGTGCCCGCGATCATCAGCTGGATCGTCAGCGTCAGCGCCGCGCGCCGGCCGGCGCGATCGGCGTAGTTGCCGATCAGCACGCCACCGAGCGGGCGCATCACGAAGCCGACGCCGAACGTCGCCATCGCGAGCAGCAGCGGGCCGGCACCCGAATCGACCGGGAAAAACGTCTTGCCGATCAGCGCGGCGAAGTAGCTGAACACGGTGAAGTCGAACATCTCGAGCGCGTTGCCGGCCGAGGTGGCGATGATCGTCCGGGTCTGCGCCGAGCGGCGGCGCGCGGCGGGCGGCGCGTCGACGAGCGGCGTGGCGGCGTCTTGCATCGGGGGTGTCTCCATGGGTATCGGTATCGTGAGCGCCGCATGGATCGTCAGGCATCCTGCGAGAGCTGGCCGCATGTTAAGACCGGGGAAAACATCGCGATACGCGCAAATTTTTATCCTGATAACATCTGTTTATCCCCTGATGCCCAACGAC
This genomic interval from Burkholderia cepacia contains the following:
- a CDS encoding M20 family metallopeptidase, with the translated sequence MTSLALDFIDSQRTQFTELSDRIWNLAELRYEEFASTDLHIRMLEEAGFRVTRGVADIPTAFVAEAGHGGPVIGILGEYDALSGLSQEAGALTCRPSGEISNGNGHGCGHHLLGTAAHLAAAAVKAHLERTGQPGTVRFYGCPAEEGGSGKTFMARAGVFDDLDAALSWHPHVYTGIFPAGSLANIQAYFRFTGKASHAAASPHLGRSALDAVELMNVGVNYLREHMLPEARVHYAVTNTGGLSPNVVQANAEVLYLVRAARNDQAAELFERVKNVARGAALMTDCQLEIVFDKACSNLLENAVLNQVMYGHLQAIGTAGFDADDAALADAYQRQTLTAQDIETSSRSLNQAWRDPKALFDGIDPYEPGKGRPICGSTDVGDVSWVTPTAQCHTSCYAFGTPPHSWQWVAQGKTALAHKGMMLAAKTMAATAIDLLGAPDTLASAKAELLERRGGRPYVCPIPDDVALPFRR
- a CDS encoding porin; its protein translation is MRNSTLMAACCAATCMWAAPARANVQIYGALDSFLQYARVGSQTSIGLMSGGASTSRFGFIGSEDLGGGLRASFRLESGFDLMSGRQQSAASFYNREANVAIGSDDWGTIKLGKQYPAIVPEAADPFYLVGQLSPFASTALIGSDLGRGAASLPGRIENAISYKTPTYGGLDVTVLYAFRNAAGASPIASNAGAVANFARGPVMLSGAYNAMWAGTSSTPGGTPDGPRTDSVMASASYAFGPTLASFAYTLMRPTAPGTLVAQVYSLGAIWQRGPHALRADLAYRTIAGQASHALGALLGYDYQFSKLTGVYVRFGGFRNTGQSALSFGSAPISAPCMSSTVFALGLRQKF
- a CDS encoding MFS transporter — its product is MQDAATPLVDAPPAARRRSAQTRTIIATSAGNALEMFDFTVFSYFAALIGKTFFPVDSGAGPLLLAMATFGVGFVMRPLGGVLIGNYADRAGRRAALTLTIQLMIAGTALIALTPSYARIGVVAPVLVVIGRLLQGLSAGGEIGASTTFLMESGPLSGRGFMVSWQMISQGVAALLGALSGALLSAVLSTDALESWGWRVPFLLGLLLGPVGFYIRRHLDETHVSTHDAGGSAVREVFTRYLGRVVLGTLMIIGGTSTLYIFVFYMPAYAVRTLHLPMATSLLAGCASGLAMIVAALVSGLWIIDRLPRRKPMIAVTWLLSLACVYPAFRLLITAPSVGLMVAIVTVVMAFATAGSSAFLLLIMEAFPPRVRATALATIYSFGVTIFGGFAQFNVTWLLHRTGDPMSPAWYVLACGTVSMIALWRFRERPADSLDDGR